DNA from Larimichthys crocea isolate SSNF chromosome XIII, L_crocea_2.0, whole genome shotgun sequence:
tttccaCTATTTACATAATGTAAGTGTAAAACAGGACGCTTTATTCACAGTGTTTTCTACtatatttgcatttcattttttttttcctgaaaactTCCTTCTCCCCGCAGTCCAAAGTTCCTGTGCTtccagtgtaaaaaaaacaacagtccCCCATTGCTCCGTGCACCCAGTCGTGGGCAGTGGGTCTAAGCCtactagctaacagcagctacatactgcagcagtttattttatttatttattaaattttttatttatttatttttggccttttttttttagctttatctgacagacagcttgaagagtgacaggaaatgtgcagagagggagatggggaatgacatgcgggaaagagccacaggtcggattcgaaccctgggccgccacggcaaggactgagcctttgtacatggggcggatgctctacaGACttgagctaaacgacaccctgtctgcagcagtttacttgATTGCCCTTTAAAAAACGCTGGAAATCCCAGATAGTGGGGGCAGAGCAGCAGACGTCAgagggaaaccagaaaacattttctccataaaatatgaactggtttatattatagtatatagtatatagggTTCTGTGACTTAGTAGCATAAAACGTGACATACTTGTCCTAACCAAGAGACCAAGTTGCATAGTGAGAACAGGCGTACAGGGGgtagagtgggaatgacagaggcatCATTCACCCTACTACTGTATAAGTCAGTGTACCAACATGATGGTAGAGCTTTTATTTTAAGGTAGAAAAGCTACACAAAGTTGCTTCAAACCAGCAAActaaaatatattctgtattctGTATGTATTACATCTACTGTTTAATTGATTTTATAGAATGTGTTGTATTGTTTCCTTGTTGTGTAATGATTTGCTGTAATTGAAGTTTGAATGAACTACATGAAAAAATTTAGTTTCAGTTCAATACACAAATATAACCTCAAAAATAAAtccagcctctctctgtccttgaCAAGGTTCTGCTTGCAGTCAACTTAGTCAAGTGAAGTCTCTGTAcaaatatctatatttttttatttgctattAAAGTCATACATCTAAAAAACCAAAAGGGTAGTTTCAATAGAATGGCAATGGTAGGGTAATTGCATCTGAAAGGTGCTGCCGCAGTTGTAATCTGCAGAACCTCCAAAGGCTCCTCAAGGGACTATTTCTTTCCAAGAATCtttttatgaatatattttatattattaatttccAGATTACACATTCTGAAAAGCTGACAGACCACGTGCATAAAACACTTAGGCGTGGTCTGTTCATTTCCACAGACAGCATAGAAttacgtgtgcgtgtgtgtgtctgatacTACAATTATGGTTCATAACAACTCTTACTTGCGACATAATTTCAGCTATGAAGTGGGTATACATGGCACTTCTCTCGCAAATTGTGCATAAGTGAAAAGAGAGTGAAAAATATGGAAATACATCCTCGtacaaacacttacacacataaacaatcTCAGTCCATTCAGGTCTGCAGATATCAGTTGTGCTTTCTATGCAAACAGATTTATGCCAGTGAGGTAAATTGAGGTCTAGATTAATCTTAATTAATTCGGTGcgactgcgtgtgtgtgtgtgtgtttgtgtggacgTGCTGAATGTGTAGATGTAGTTCTGCCAGTAAGTACATGTATTCTCTGTTGGTGCATAAGGGCAAGAATCATACAAGGTGTACACATTTAGGGCAAATGAAAGCGCTCATGTTTGATTTAAGTATTCAGCAGAAAAATGGGGAATCGCATGTCAGGATGCCTCGAACAGAAACAAATGGCTCCTGAGTTCACACATACCCACACGAGAGCACACAtttctgctttcatttattCACACCTTTCCTCATGTACATACGTGtctttttctatatttatttttctctgttaaaaaGAATTATCCTGACAGAACGCAGAGAGGTGAGAAGAGATAGTACAAATGCAagcacacatgtgtgtgtgcaggcatggTCAGCTCCTATGTAAACTTACATAAAACCCACAGGTTGACAAATGCGCAGCAATCATTATCTTAATCTCATCACCCCAGCAGCACTCAAAGGAAGGCCGCTCTGGGTGATTGGATCATTTCCTGGTCGTGACTTAAACCTGCAAGGCAGATCAATgccattgcacacacacacacagcaacacaggaTCAATGTATATTAGTTACCTTTCTGTTGATTTCAGTATAGGAGAGCCATGTCAGCCTAGTCGTTCCTTCAGCCTCCCGGCTTCAACACCCATTCTGACTCCAAGCCAAATTGAATGGGTTAGAGGAAAGACAGTTTTtctagtgtatgtgtgtgtgtggagatgtgtgtatgtgtgtgtgtgtgtgtgtgtgtgtggcgatgtgtgtgtgtagtgaaaAATTGACTGGATATAGCATTTCTGTGTGACAACTGATGGTATGTACAACAGGGATTGTTAAGACTCTGTGGTAATAATAAGgcagttttattctgtttgtctgtgtgtgtgtgtgtgtgtgtgtgtgtgtgtgtgtgtgtgtgtgtgtgtgtgtgtgtgtgtgtgtgtgtgNtgtgtgtgtgtgtgtgtgtgtgtgtgtgtgtgtgtgactgggaGGGCATGCAGGGGTCATTTCTCCTTTTGCCTGCATCCCTATCCTccttctcatttcctctcacCTCTGTTCCTGTGTGCAGGAATATTACTGAAGCAAATTGGGGCCAATAGACTCTGTCACTGCATGACCCAGGGCTCACCAAACAGAAAAGGAGCATGCccgacagacagaaaaaaaggcaaataaatGGGATAAAAGGGGAGataaagaaaagtagaaaaagagTGAGTtggaagaggagaaacaaaaggGCTGGGACTGCAAGAGAGCttgcaaaaagagagagagaaagagccagGAGATggacagagtgaaagaaagaagcatagaaggagagaaagagagaaagaagtgacAACCTCAAATTAAATTCCCATCATGTCAGTGTAGAACAGAATTCAATAGTGTTTATTGGCAGCCCCCAGCCTGAGGGAAATTACATTCTGAAGCAGAGCATggcatgaatgcacacacacgcatatacacAAGCgagcacacacatttattgtacACAACATTGTGCATGTCCTcggactgaaaaaaaaaagaagccctCTGGCTGATGTGAGCATGCAGACAAGCGATTTATCCCCTGAGGTCCATGTGCCATTTGCGCAGTGCTTGTGTATCTGTCTGCTCACGTGCTATTTACGTGCtatttacgtgtgtgtgtgtgtgtgtgtgtgtgttggtgtgtgtgtgtgtgtgtctggaacTTTCTCTTCTTCACATGTGCGATTTTGCCAGTGTGCAAAGGTCTAAGTTGTGCTTTTCAGATGctcagtttttctgtctgtcggCTACAATTGCCGCTTTCTCTGCAGTCAAACTCAGACTATTTGCCATTACAGTACATACGCAGGTTTTATTATAGTGGCTGTATTAAATGTGTCCCCAGGCTCAAGCTGCCATGAGCACAGGGCTTCAGTGCCTTTGTCCaacctccagcagcagagcagcaaagGCAGCGTACTTTAATGGGAAGCCGTTTAACAGTTTTATGCGGAGCACATGTAGAGGCTATTACTGCTGATGTCTCTGGGATGCAGATTTTCTCTAAATGGCTAACAATCTGCCGTTCTCTCAACCCCCTCTCCAgactcctctttctctttaacTCTGCCCCTCTAACCctttatgtctctgtctgtttatacCTCTATTTCAACTCTCCACCAACGCGCTCACTCGTTCTCTtcgtttctctttttctccaggAATGTGCAGAGAGGGCTTTGGGATGCTCAGTGGAGGATCTGAAGTCTCTTTTCTACTGCGAGCTGTGTCACAAGCAGTACCTCAGACACCAGGAGTTTGACAACCACATCAATTCTTACGACcatgcacacaaacaggtaCATGGGACGCACCTGCACTACAGCTACACACACGTActataaacagacacacaagcagacaTTTTATATGATCTCTTGTCATAGAATTTGGGTGTGTTagtattgtgtgtgttgatggaaaGCTACTTTGCATTTCCATGTCAATCTTTCCATTGGATACAGTTCCTCAGCAGGTAACAGTGGGAGTGTGACAACCGCATCATCttacaagaacacacacagtgtggaaCACCTTAACTCGaggcagatacacacacaaacagtacagtatatacacacacataaaacatttactttacagaTTCTGATCTTAAATAAGATGAGCTTTTACTGATCCGCAGTGAAATGTAACGAGATGAGAGATTTTGTTCAGATTTGAATCTTGTTTCATTTCCACAACATCTGTTTTACACATATGTCTATATGCTTGCATGTGTATAGTGCCTTTGTGGAGCACTTGGGCACTTAAAACTCGAGTTACAGCAGCTCAAAGGAAGTACaaaaactgtataaaaatgaGGGTCCAATATATCACAAATCAAATAGAAAGGTACAGCTGCTGTCAACCACGTTTTATTTTCTGACAACCCAATATGTAGAAAAGCTGTCAAGTCATAACCCACTCCTTTGAATCTTTGAATGCTAGATTTGATGAAGGTCATAAAATACAGAGAATAACCGCTGttctatcaaataaataaaattggatagatagatagatagatagatagatagatagatagatagatagttcTGCTTTTACATCGGTTTACATACACAACCATTTTTGACTAACAGGCTGAAGGTTCAGCTGAAAGTACATTCTCCTAAAGCTACCTTTTGTCATGGCAAGACATACACtcacatacaaaaacatacagttaTGCACTTA
Protein-coding regions in this window:
- the LOC109141056 gene encoding zinc finger protein 804A codes for the protein MGPKPREAPGMACSACYYLVISSTHLSNGHFRRVKGVFRGPLCPTATSDSPECAERALGCSVEDLKSLFYCELCHKQYLRHQEFDNHINSYDHAHKQVHGTHLHYSYTHVL